One stretch of Natronobacterium gregoryi SP2 DNA includes these proteins:
- the ligA gene encoding NAD-dependent DNA ligase LigA, with protein MSRADSVDEDNPYLRDPPTDFDPVEELSADEAREQVALLREAIREHDRRYYVETDPIIADRTYDALFARLQELEDAFDLTHPDSPTRSVGGEPIEEFETVEHVAPMLSIDQSGEEADVREFADRVRREVGDVRYVCEPKFDGVSMAFVYEDGSLERAVTRGDGREGDDVTQNARTIGSVPQKLHGDSPDFLAVRGEVYMPKDAFQEHNRERIERGEEPFANPRNATAGTIRQLDPSIVAERPLEVFFFDVLEASDLEDSHREELERFPEWGLRVTDQVETAASIDDAIDYRDRMLEARDDLNYEIDGTVIKVDDRDAREELGRTARHDRYAFAYKFPARAEVTPIVDVAVQIGRTGRVTPVALLEPVDVGGVTVSRASLHNPEEIAEKNVDVGDTVRVQRAGDVIPYVAEVVEKGAENDPESHYELPDHCPVCDSAIERDGPMAFCTGGLACDAQLRRSIEYYASDDGLDLEGLGEKSVRQLVDAGLLESVADLYELDGENLTALEGWGEKSAENLLSEIEDTRNPPLADFLSALGIPHVGPTTARELAREFARFETVRETAETEPERLEGVDDVGETVAGQIHDFFTSEANAAAVDDVLAHVSPTESELESGGDELEGLTFVFTGSLEGVTRSEAQETVEAHGANATGSVSGNTDYLVVGENPGQTKRDDAGDNDVPIVDEDEFRELLAERGIDLE; from the coding sequence ATGTCTCGCGCCGATAGCGTCGACGAAGACAACCCCTATCTCCGCGATCCGCCGACCGACTTCGACCCCGTCGAAGAGCTATCGGCGGACGAGGCCCGCGAGCAGGTCGCGTTGCTCCGCGAGGCGATCCGGGAGCACGACCGACGATACTACGTCGAGACCGATCCGATAATCGCCGACCGCACGTACGACGCGCTCTTTGCACGCCTGCAGGAACTCGAGGACGCGTTCGACCTCACCCACCCCGACAGTCCAACCAGGAGCGTCGGCGGCGAACCAATAGAGGAGTTCGAGACGGTCGAACACGTCGCGCCGATGCTCTCGATCGACCAGAGCGGCGAGGAGGCGGACGTCCGGGAGTTCGCGGATCGAGTTCGTCGAGAAGTGGGAGACGTTCGGTACGTCTGTGAACCCAAGTTCGACGGCGTCTCGATGGCGTTCGTCTACGAGGACGGCTCGCTCGAGCGTGCCGTCACCCGCGGCGACGGCCGCGAGGGCGACGATGTCACCCAGAATGCTCGCACCATCGGCTCCGTCCCGCAAAAACTGCACGGCGACTCCCCCGACTTCCTCGCGGTGCGTGGCGAGGTCTACATGCCCAAAGACGCGTTCCAGGAACACAACCGCGAGCGGATCGAACGCGGCGAGGAACCCTTTGCCAACCCACGAAACGCGACCGCGGGGACGATCCGGCAACTCGACCCCTCGATCGTGGCCGAGCGGCCGCTCGAGGTCTTTTTCTTCGACGTGCTCGAGGCCAGCGACTTAGAGGACAGCCACCGCGAGGAACTCGAGCGGTTCCCCGAGTGGGGGCTGCGGGTGACGGACCAGGTCGAGACAGCAGCGTCGATCGACGACGCGATCGACTACCGCGACCGCATGCTCGAGGCCCGAGACGACCTGAACTACGAAATCGACGGTACCGTGATCAAGGTCGACGACCGCGACGCCCGCGAGGAACTCGGCCGCACCGCCAGACACGACCGCTACGCGTTCGCCTACAAGTTCCCCGCACGTGCGGAGGTCACCCCCATCGTCGACGTCGCGGTCCAGATCGGCCGCACGGGGCGGGTGACTCCGGTCGCCCTGCTCGAGCCGGTCGACGTCGGCGGGGTCACGGTCTCGCGGGCGAGTCTGCACAACCCCGAGGAGATCGCCGAGAAGAACGTCGACGTCGGCGACACCGTTCGCGTCCAGCGGGCGGGCGACGTGATCCCCTACGTCGCGGAGGTCGTCGAGAAAGGAGCGGAGAACGATCCCGAGAGCCACTACGAACTTCCCGACCACTGCCCGGTCTGTGACAGTGCGATCGAACGCGACGGCCCGATGGCGTTCTGTACCGGCGGGCTCGCTTGCGACGCACAGCTCCGGCGGTCGATCGAGTACTACGCGAGCGACGACGGCCTCGACCTCGAGGGGCTGGGCGAGAAGAGCGTCCGCCAGTTAGTCGACGCCGGCCTGCTCGAGTCCGTCGCGGACCTCTACGAACTCGACGGCGAGAACCTGACCGCACTCGAGGGCTGGGGCGAGAAGAGCGCCGAGAACCTCCTCTCCGAAATCGAGGACACCCGGAACCCACCGCTCGCCGACTTTCTCTCGGCGCTTGGCATCCCCCACGTCGGCCCGACGACGGCCCGCGAACTCGCCCGCGAGTTCGCCAGGTTCGAGACCGTCCGGGAGACTGCCGAAACCGAACCCGAGCGACTCGAGGGCGTCGACGACGTCGGCGAGACCGTCGCCGGCCAGATCCACGACTTCTTCACGAGCGAGGCAAACGCCGCGGCGGTCGACGACGTGCTCGCACACGTCTCGCCCACGGAATCGGAACTCGAGTCCGGCGGCGACGAACTCGAGGGGCTGACCTTCGTCTTCACGGGCTCGCTCGAGGGCGTCACGCGCAGCGAAGCCCAGGAGACCGTCGAGGCTCACGGCGCGAACGCCACGGGAAGCGTCTCCGGCAACACGGACTACCTCGTCGTCGGCGAGAACCCCGGGCAGACGAAACGCGACGACGCCGGGGACAACGACGTGCCGATCGTCGACGAAGACGAGTTCCGGGAGTTACTGGCGGAGCGTGGGATCGACCTCGAGTGA
- a CDS encoding 2Fe-2S iron-sulfur cluster-binding protein — protein MTQYDVTLEWPDDGTDTVAVSPTETVLEVALREGIRLPYDCREGTCITCVGRVLAAGGDETPGAEEAVDAADAFDYRRQPKALTEDERANGYVLLCIAVPRADCRVAVGPMVRSEVGDSPWS, from the coding sequence GTGACGCAGTACGACGTGACACTCGAGTGGCCGGACGACGGAACCGATACCGTCGCCGTAAGTCCCACAGAGACGGTACTCGAGGTCGCCCTGCGCGAGGGAATCCGGCTGCCCTACGACTGCCGGGAGGGGACCTGTATCACCTGCGTCGGCCGGGTTCTCGCGGCTGGTGGGGACGAGACGCCCGGCGCTGAGGAGGCAGTCGACGCCGCCGACGCGTTCGACTATCGACGCCAACCGAAGGCGCTCACCGAGGACGAGCGAGCGAACGGCTACGTCCTGCTGTGTATCGCCGTGCCGCGGGCCGATTGCCGCGTTGCGGTCGGGCCGATGGTTCGATCCGAGGTGGGCGACAGCCCGTGGAGCTAA